One Papaver somniferum cultivar HN1 chromosome 10, ASM357369v1, whole genome shotgun sequence genomic window carries:
- the LOC113317731 gene encoding pentatricopeptide repeat-containing protein At4g20090-like yields MPLRFLIRKSQRWKLITNPCRFSPSFSFHNVSLNKTNNRKTEDVNEENKNGPPPPPLAEEIFKSGSYKQGDSTFYSLSMGYADSKDFVNLEIVLDRMKRERRVITEKVFIYIFKACRNAHFPDKAVYLFDRMAEFQCRQSVRSFNSVLNVLIQECRFDQALSFYSYVVGKGISPNGLTFNLIIKTMCRMGLIDRAIETFRDMSCLPDLYTYSTLIDGLCKENRIEEAITLLDEMQSEGCFPNEVTYNALINGLCKKGDITRASKLVENMFLKGCIPNEVTYNTLIHGLCLKGKLEKAVCLLDRMVADKCVPNHVTYGTIVNGLVEQGKVADAVLLLDSMEDRGHRPNEYIYSSIVSGLFKEGNSEGAVKLWQKMIEKGFKPNTVLYSVLIDGLCRQGKPDEAENILPEMVNHGCIANAFTYSSLMRGFFEAGNCGKALQIWKQMEHNGCSPNEVCFSVLIHGLCKDGKLKEGLMVWKHMLGRGCKPDVVAYSSIIHGMCEAGFVDGGLRLLNEMLCLDSKSQPDIITYNILFHGLCKQNKISRAVDLLNSMLNQGCDPDLVTCSIFLKSLAEKLNPPQDGREFLDELVVRLSKRRRVLGAAKIVEIMLQKFLPPKASTWERIVEDLCKHKKVQAAIDRCWHELFG; encoded by the coding sequence ATGCCCCTCAGGTTTTTAATAAGGAAAAGCCAAAGGTGGAAACTTATTACAAACCCATGTAGGTTTTCGCCTTCCTTTTCATTTCACAATGTTTCTCTGAACAAGACTAATAATCGAAAGACTGAGGATGTCAATGAGGAGAATAAAAATggacctcctcctcctcctcttgcTGAAGAAATCTTTAAGTCGGGTTCTTACAAACAAGGTGATTCTACTTTTTATTCTCTCTCAATGGGTTATGCTGATTCTAAGGATTTTGTGAATTTGGAAATTGTTTTGGATAGAATGAAGAGAGAAAGAAGAGTAATTACAGAGAAagttttcatatatatatttaaagCCTGTAGAAATGCACATTTTCCTGATAAAGCTGTCTACTTGTTTGATAGAATGGCAGAGTTTCAATGTAGACAAAGTGTTCGATCATTTAACTCGGTTCTTAACGTTCTTATTCAAGAGTGTCGTTTTGATCAAGCTTTGTCTTTCTACTCTTATGTCGTTGGAAAGGGTATATCACCAAATGGTTTAACTTTTAATTTAATTATCAAAACAATGTGTAGAATGGGTTTGATTGATAGAGCAATCGAGACTTTCAGAGATATGTCATGTCTCCCTGATTTATACACTTACTCTACTTTAATAGATGGTTTGTGTAAAGAGAATAGAATTGAGGAGGCTATTACTTTGTTGGATGAGATGCAGAGTGAAGGGTGTTTTCCGAATGAGGTAACATACAATGCATTGATCAATGGGTTATGCAAGAAAGGAGACATCACTCGTGCTTCAAAGCTTGTGGAGAATATGTTCCTCAAAGGGTGTATTCCCAATGAAGTGACGTATAACACACTCATTCATGGTTTGTGTCTTAAGGGAAAATTGGAGAAAGCTGTTTGTCTTTTGGATAGAATGGTAGCAGATAAATGTGTACCAAATCATGTAACTTATGGAACAATTGTAAATGGGCTCGTTGAGCAAGGTAAGGTTGCTGATGCTGTTCTTTTGCTGGATTCTATGGAAGACAGAGGGCATCGTCCGAATGAGTACATCTATTCATCCATTGTGAGTGGATTGTTCAAGGAGGGAAATTCAGAAGGCGCGGTGAAATTGTGGCAGAAAATGATAGAAAAGGGTTTCAAACCTAATACCGTCCTCTATAGTGTTCTCATAGATGGTTTATGTCGACAAGGAAAACCAGATGAAGCCGAAAATATTTTGCCGGAGATGGTAAACCATGGTTGCATAGCCAATGCTTTCACCTATAGCTCCTTGATGAGAGGTTTTTTTGAAGCAGGAAATTGCGGAAAGGCACTACAAATATGGAAACAGATGGAACACAATGGATGTAGTCCTAACGAGGTGTGCTTCAGTGTACTAATTCATGGACTTTGCAAGGATGGAAAGTTAAAGGAAGGGTTGATGGTATGGAAGCACATGCTGGGTCGAGGATGTAAACCCGATGTAGTGGCTTATAGTTCGATTATTCATGGCATGTGTGAAGCTGGATTTGTTGATGGGGGCCTAAGGCTTCTCAACGAGATGCTTTGCCTTGATTCAAAATCTCAACCTGATATAATAACATACAACATCCTCTTTCATGGTTTATGCAAGCAAAATAAGATCTCTCGAGCTGTTGATCTTTTAAATAGTATGCTGAATCAAGGCTGTGATCCTGATTTAGTTACCTGTAGCATTTTCCTAAAGAGTTTGGCAGAGAAGTTAAATCCCCCTCAAGATGGGAGAGAGTTTCTTGACGAGCTTGTGGTTCGGCTATCTAAACGACGAAGAGTATTAGGCGCTGCAAAAATTGTGGAAATAATGCTGCAAAAATTTCTTCCTCCAAAGGCTTCAACTTGGGAAAGGATTGTTGAAGACCTTTGCAAGCATAAGAAGGTTCAAGCAGCCATTGACAGGTGCTGGCATGAACTATTTGGTTAG
- the LOC113318832 gene encoding cysteine-rich PDZ-binding protein-like, with product MVCDKCEKKLSKVIVPDKWKEGASNTTEGGGRKINENKLLSKKNRWTPYGMTKCMICKQQTHQEAKYCHTCAYSKGVCAMCGKQVLDTKLYKQSNV from the exons ATGGTGTGCGATAAGT GTGAGAAGAAGTTATCGAAGGTGATCGTTCCTGATAAGTGGAAAGAAGGTGCTAGCAACACCACTGAAGGTGGAGGCCGTAAGATTAATGAGAATAAACTTCTATCCAAGAAAAACAG ATGGACTCCTTATGGAATGACAAAGTGCATGATTTGCAAGCAACAGACTCACCAGGAAGCCAAATACTGTCACACCTGCGCATATAGTAAAG GAGTCTGTGCTATGTGTGGGAAGCAGGTACTTGACACCAAGCTTTACAAGCAAAGTAACGTATGA
- the LOC113315671 gene encoding uncharacterized protein LOC113315671 yields MYRPLFLRILSEIVVADPAFDSQVDCTGKLDHSPHMKMYAVMKCLCKGIAADSTDDYVCMRASTVYMYVKRFTRIIVRHFGPRYMRLPTREDTERLLAENAARGFPGMLGSVDCMHFQWKNCPTAWAGTFRGHEKKPTIILEVVASYDRWFWHGFFGTPGLALLRLALKYDNLNSAERHSF; encoded by the coding sequence ATGTATCGACCTCTTTTCTTACGTATTCTAAGTGAAATAGTTGTTGCGGATCCTGCTTTTGATTCCCAAGTTGATTGCACCGGAAAACTTGACCACTCTCCCCACATGAAGATGTATGCCGTAATGAAATGTTTGTGTAAAGGCATAGCCGCTGATAGCACAGATGATTATGTCTGTATGAGAGCGTCAACCGTCTATATGTATGTCAAGAGGTTTACTAGGATAATTGTTCGGCACTTTGGTCCAAGGTATATGCGACTTCCTACAAGAGAAGACACAGAAAGATTATTGGCAGAAAATGCAGCTAGAGGGTTTCCTGGAATGCTTGGAagtgttgattgtatgcattTTCAGTGGAAGAATTGTCCAACAGCATGGGCAGGTACGTTCCGTGGACATGAGAAAAAACCTACCATCATCTTAGAAGTTGTGGCATCATATGATcggtggttttggcatggtttttttGGAACGCCAGGGTTAGCGCTATTAAGATTGGCACTGAAATACGACAATCTTAATAGCGCTGAACGCCATTCTTTTTAG
- the LOC113315672 gene encoding protein MAIN-LIKE 1-like, whose translation MDVLMILSSKEPDEKHISTSIDPLDTQHDITFRSNLEDLEDLYDRVVVHESASQVLQNSGLARFFEIRIKRADQQLAYAIIERWWYSTNSFHFPNFEIGFTPLDFVHLTGIPIGNGRRRLEHAATSKWKSRENQQLEDTYFGPLHGYAKYNKNSPEFPIVCLVNYIKDNPINDENWEIMTRYFLLCVISKVLLARTTTRASKGWIASLRDLNAIGNYDWGSACFSHLYSSMSAVARGGKNMCGLAMVLEYWFYIYFRTLTPFLQEGVPTDVWPAIMIFKKDSLVKLQRGTSKHSLNTARQQIELRTIVGTEWQPWSTSMYRDHPDIVHAREISNQRVAFCNPESDTSIMYLGERFLRQTKGFITIPISPRERLEDLATPNDPIDVVEGRY comes from the coding sequence ATGGATGTGTTAATGATCTTGAGTTCAAAAGAACCGGATGAGAAACATATTTCTACAAGTATAGACCCACTTGATACACAACATGATATCACGTTTAGAAGTAATCTAGAAGACCTTGAGGATTTATATGACCGTGTGGTGGTTCATGAAAGTGCTAGTCAAGTTCTTCAAAATTCCGGCCTTGCTAGATTTTTTGAAATTAGAATTAAGAGAGCTGATCAACAACTAGCTTATGCAATCATAGAGAGGTGGTGGTATAGTACCAATTCGTTTCATTTCCCAAATTTTGAAATTGGTTTCAcccctttagattttgttcactTAACTGGAATTCCTATTGGAAATGGTCGTAGAAGATTGGAACATGCCGCTACAAGTAAATGGAAAAGTAGAGAAAACCAACAACTAGAGGATACCTACTTTGGACCTTTGCATGGGTATGCAAAGTACAACAAGAACTCACCTGAATTTCCTATTGTTTGCCTCGTAAACTATATCAAGGACAATCCaattaatgatgaaaattgggaGATTATGACTCGATACTTCTTATTATGTGTGATTTCAAAAGTTTTATTGGCGCGTACCACTACAAGAGCAAGCAAAGGTTGGatcgcttccttgcgtgatttgaaTGCGATTGGtaattatgattggggttcggcTTGTTTTAGTCACTTGTATAGTAGCATGAGTGCGGTTGCTAGAGGTGGAAAAAACATGTGTGGATTGGCGATGGTTTTAGAATATTGGTTTTACATATATTTTCGTACTTTGACGCCTTTTCTCCAAGAAGGTGTACCGACTGATGTATGGCCTGCAATTATGATATTCAAGAAAGATAGTCTAGTGAAGTTGCAAAGGGGTACTTCCAAACACTCTCTTAATACAGCTCGCCAACAAATTGAGTTGAGGACAATTGTTGGAACGGAATGGCAACCATGGTCTACTAGTATGTATAGAGATCATCCTGATATAGTGCATGCTCGTGAAATCTCCAATCAAAGAGTGGCTTTCTGTAATCCGGAAAGCGATACTAGTATCATGTATCTTGGTGAACGGTTTTTAAGGCAAACAAAGGGATTTATAACAATTCCAATAAGTCCACGTGAACGTTTGGAAGACCTTGCTACCCCCAATGATCCTATTGATGTGGTTGAAGGACGATACTAG